From the Zonotrichia albicollis isolate bZonAlb1 chromosome Z, bZonAlb1.hap1, whole genome shotgun sequence genome, one window contains:
- the RANBP3L gene encoding ran-binding protein 3-like isoform X2, producing MRDEPIPARKGNVLCAGTPCSCACCDRARRAAKVPDLPKRREWPGGPRAPRRAAHLQEQTMPRPCRGSRGSTLDPKEECFTEKSVLAQPTFVFEKKDCSLKRPAEDPVCQAENDFISCSRKRARSSSLTFQKSDSQSNTDTALTQQRGRSSSCNILPTFPPSQAVKKNNIFMTSALLQRNPDIIKSPREGSLSPSQLWNVIRPATLQPPQVLTCPEIPVVSLMTKKEACVQLSEDSSYSSTENSVNSKTAIGSSITMSLSSSQKTQSQLLKERSVENSSNSDFVFGENMVERVLVGSAHVGRPFIKSPEKHPKLCNEADLHKGEITSMSTGSSHVRPQTKRPLLKNATLIESAAACVSKPVEKILLDKVEVITGEEAEQNVLQINCKLFVFNKLSLSWTERGRGSLRLNDTSSNKHGMLQSRLIMRNQGSLRLILNTQLWEQMVIKRANRKSLCFTATDQEDHSVQVFLTQASSKDTEHLYAAIHHRLVALRSFAEQKPDAHQGDTESETAFQPLNCDSDDEDDEELSQVSSTGSDHSRWNRRQSVVCS from the exons ATGAGAGACGAGCCAATTCCCGCTCGCAAAGGGAATGTTCTGTGTGCAGGCACGCCGTGCTCCTGCGCTTGCTGTGACAGAGCCCGGCGGGCTGCGAAGGTGCCCGACCTCCCCAAGAGAAGAGAGTGGCCCGGTGGTCCCCGGGCTCCGCGCCGAGCTGCTCACCTGCAAGAACAGACCATGCCCAGGCCCTGCCGAGGCTCCCGCGGCAGCACGCTAGATCCCAAGGAGGAATGCTTTACAG agAAATCAGTGCTTGCCCAGCCAACATTTGTTTTTGAGAAGAAGGATTGTTCTTTGAAG CGGCCTGCAGAAGACCCAGTTTGCCAAGCTGAAAATG aTTTCATTAGTTGTTCCAGAAAACGTGCAAGATCATCATCTTTGACTTTCCAGAAGTCTGACTCTCAGTCTAACACTG ATACAGCTCTCAcacagcaaagagggagatcaTCTTCATGTAACATCCTTCCtactttccctccctcccaggcag TAAAGAAGAATAACATATTCATGACCTCAGCTCTTCTTCAAAGAAATCCTGACATCATCAAAAGTCCAAGAGAAG GATCCTTGTCACCAAGTCAATTGTGGAATGTCATTAGACCTGCCACTTTACAGCCCCCACAAGTCCTGACCTGTCCTGAAATTCCTGTAGTATCTCTAATGACTAAGAAAGAAGCATGTGTTcag CTATCTGAAGACAGCTCTTATTCATCCACTGAGAATTCAGTAAATTCCAAAACAGCAATTGGGTCATCTATTACCATGAGTCTTTCCAGCTCTCAAAAAACACA AAGTCAGTTGCTTAAAGAAAGAAGTGTAGAAAACAGCAGCAATTcagattttgtgtttggggaaaaCATGGTTGAAAGAGTTTTGGTTGGATCTGCACATGTTGGAAGACCTTTTATCAAG AGTCCTGAGAAGCATCCCAAGCTGTGCAATGAAGCTGATTTACACAAAGGAGAAATAACGTCCATGTCCACAGGATCTTCTCATGTCAGGCCACAAACAA aaaGACCTTTGTTGAAGAATGCAACACTAATTGAATCAGCAGCTGCTTGTGTTTCCAAGCCAGTGGAGAAAATCCTGTTAGATAAAGTTGAAGTTATAACTGGAGAAGAAGCAGAACAAAATGTATTGCAG ATTAACTGCAAGCTTTTTGTATTTAATAAGCTTTCTTTAAGCTGGACTGAAAGAGGCAGAGGATCCCTGAGGCTTAATGACACTTCTAGCAATAAGCATGGAATGTTACAGTCAAGGCTAA TTATGCGAAATCAAGGTAGCTTGAGATTGATTCTCAACACCCAACTCTGGGAACAAATGGTTATAAAAAGAGCAAACAGAAAGAGCCTGTGCTTCACTGCCACAGATCAAGAGGACCATTCTGTTCAAGTATTTCTAACTCAG GCAAGCTCAAAAGACACTGAACACCTTTATGCAGCAATACATCATCGCCTTGTGGCCTTGCGAAGCTTTGCTGAGCAAAAGCCAGATGCTCATCAAGGAGACACAGAGTCAGAAACAGCTTTTCAGCCATTAAACTGTGATAgtgatgatgaagatgatgaagaaCTAAGTCAAGTGAGCAGCACTGGATCTG ATCATTCGAGATGGAATCGCAGGCAGTCTGTTGTCTGCTCATGA
- the RANBP3L gene encoding ran-binding protein 3-like isoform X3, with protein MRDEPIPARKGNVLCAGTPCSCACCDRARRAAKVPDLPKRREWPGGPRAPRRAAHLQEQTMPRPCRGSRGSTLDPKEECFTEKSVLAQPTFVFEKKDCSLKRPAEDPVCQAENDFISCSRKRARSSSLTFQKSDSQSNTDTALTQQRGRSSSCNILPTFPPSQAVKKNNIFMTSALLQRNPDIIKSPREGSLSPSQLWNVIRPATLQPPQVLTCPEIPVVSLMTKKEACVQLSEDSSYSSTENSVNSKTAIGSSITMSLSSSQKTQSQLLKERSVENSSNSDFVFGENMVERVLVGSAHVGRPFIKSPEKHPKLCNEADLHKGEITSMSTGSSHVRPQTKRPLLKNATLIESAAACVSKPVEKILLDKVEVITGEEAEQNVLQLSLSWTERGRGSLRLNDTSSNKHGMLQSRLIMRNQGSLRLILNTQLWEQMVIKRANRKSLCFTATDQEDHSVQVFLTQASSKDTEHLYAAIHHRLVALRSFAEQKPDAHQGDTESETAFQPLNCDSDDEDDEELSQVSSTGSDESKSQRLRTKTTFS; from the exons ATGAGAGACGAGCCAATTCCCGCTCGCAAAGGGAATGTTCTGTGTGCAGGCACGCCGTGCTCCTGCGCTTGCTGTGACAGAGCCCGGCGGGCTGCGAAGGTGCCCGACCTCCCCAAGAGAAGAGAGTGGCCCGGTGGTCCCCGGGCTCCGCGCCGAGCTGCTCACCTGCAAGAACAGACCATGCCCAGGCCCTGCCGAGGCTCCCGCGGCAGCACGCTAGATCCCAAGGAGGAATGCTTTACAG agAAATCAGTGCTTGCCCAGCCAACATTTGTTTTTGAGAAGAAGGATTGTTCTTTGAAG CGGCCTGCAGAAGACCCAGTTTGCCAAGCTGAAAATG aTTTCATTAGTTGTTCCAGAAAACGTGCAAGATCATCATCTTTGACTTTCCAGAAGTCTGACTCTCAGTCTAACACTG ATACAGCTCTCAcacagcaaagagggagatcaTCTTCATGTAACATCCTTCCtactttccctccctcccaggcag TAAAGAAGAATAACATATTCATGACCTCAGCTCTTCTTCAAAGAAATCCTGACATCATCAAAAGTCCAAGAGAAG GATCCTTGTCACCAAGTCAATTGTGGAATGTCATTAGACCTGCCACTTTACAGCCCCCACAAGTCCTGACCTGTCCTGAAATTCCTGTAGTATCTCTAATGACTAAGAAAGAAGCATGTGTTcag CTATCTGAAGACAGCTCTTATTCATCCACTGAGAATTCAGTAAATTCCAAAACAGCAATTGGGTCATCTATTACCATGAGTCTTTCCAGCTCTCAAAAAACACA AAGTCAGTTGCTTAAAGAAAGAAGTGTAGAAAACAGCAGCAATTcagattttgtgtttggggaaaaCATGGTTGAAAGAGTTTTGGTTGGATCTGCACATGTTGGAAGACCTTTTATCAAG AGTCCTGAGAAGCATCCCAAGCTGTGCAATGAAGCTGATTTACACAAAGGAGAAATAACGTCCATGTCCACAGGATCTTCTCATGTCAGGCCACAAACAA aaaGACCTTTGTTGAAGAATGCAACACTAATTGAATCAGCAGCTGCTTGTGTTTCCAAGCCAGTGGAGAAAATCCTGTTAGATAAAGTTGAAGTTATAACTGGAGAAGAAGCAGAACAAAATGTATTGCAG CTTTCTTTAAGCTGGACTGAAAGAGGCAGAGGATCCCTGAGGCTTAATGACACTTCTAGCAATAAGCATGGAATGTTACAGTCAAGGCTAA TTATGCGAAATCAAGGTAGCTTGAGATTGATTCTCAACACCCAACTCTGGGAACAAATGGTTATAAAAAGAGCAAACAGAAAGAGCCTGTGCTTCACTGCCACAGATCAAGAGGACCATTCTGTTCAAGTATTTCTAACTCAG GCAAGCTCAAAAGACACTGAACACCTTTATGCAGCAATACATCATCGCCTTGTGGCCTTGCGAAGCTTTGCTGAGCAAAAGCCAGATGCTCATCAAGGAGACACAGAGTCAGAAACAGCTTTTCAGCCATTAAACTGTGATAgtgatgatgaagatgatgaagaaCTAAGTCAAGTGAGCAGCACTGGATCTG ATGAGTCAAAGTCACAGAGATTACGCACCAAAACCACTTTCTCATAA
- the RANBP3L gene encoding ran-binding protein 3-like isoform X1 produces the protein MRDEPIPARKGNVLCAGTPCSCACCDRARRAAKVPDLPKRREWPGGPRAPRRAAHLQEQTMPRPCRGSRGSTLDPKEECFTEKSVLAQPTFVFEKKDCSLKRPAEDPVCQAENDFISCSRKRARSSSLTFQKSDSQSNTDTALTQQRGRSSSCNILPTFPPSQAVKKNNIFMTSALLQRNPDIIKSPREGSLSPSQLWNVIRPATLQPPQVLTCPEIPVVSLMTKKEACVQLSEDSSYSSTENSVNSKTAIGSSITMSLSSSQKTQSQLLKERSVENSSNSDFVFGENMVERVLVGSAHVGRPFIKSPEKHPKLCNEADLHKGEITSMSTGSSHVRPQTKRPLLKNATLIESAAACVSKPVEKILLDKVEVITGEEAEQNVLQINCKLFVFNKLSLSWTERGRGSLRLNDTSSNKHGMLQSRLIMRNQGSLRLILNTQLWEQMVIKRANRKSLCFTATDQEDHSVQVFLTQASSKDTEHLYAAIHHRLVALRSFAEQKPDAHQGDTESETAFQPLNCDSDDEDDEELSQVSSTGSDESKSQRLRTKTTFS, from the exons ATGAGAGACGAGCCAATTCCCGCTCGCAAAGGGAATGTTCTGTGTGCAGGCACGCCGTGCTCCTGCGCTTGCTGTGACAGAGCCCGGCGGGCTGCGAAGGTGCCCGACCTCCCCAAGAGAAGAGAGTGGCCCGGTGGTCCCCGGGCTCCGCGCCGAGCTGCTCACCTGCAAGAACAGACCATGCCCAGGCCCTGCCGAGGCTCCCGCGGCAGCACGCTAGATCCCAAGGAGGAATGCTTTACAG agAAATCAGTGCTTGCCCAGCCAACATTTGTTTTTGAGAAGAAGGATTGTTCTTTGAAG CGGCCTGCAGAAGACCCAGTTTGCCAAGCTGAAAATG aTTTCATTAGTTGTTCCAGAAAACGTGCAAGATCATCATCTTTGACTTTCCAGAAGTCTGACTCTCAGTCTAACACTG ATACAGCTCTCAcacagcaaagagggagatcaTCTTCATGTAACATCCTTCCtactttccctccctcccaggcag TAAAGAAGAATAACATATTCATGACCTCAGCTCTTCTTCAAAGAAATCCTGACATCATCAAAAGTCCAAGAGAAG GATCCTTGTCACCAAGTCAATTGTGGAATGTCATTAGACCTGCCACTTTACAGCCCCCACAAGTCCTGACCTGTCCTGAAATTCCTGTAGTATCTCTAATGACTAAGAAAGAAGCATGTGTTcag CTATCTGAAGACAGCTCTTATTCATCCACTGAGAATTCAGTAAATTCCAAAACAGCAATTGGGTCATCTATTACCATGAGTCTTTCCAGCTCTCAAAAAACACA AAGTCAGTTGCTTAAAGAAAGAAGTGTAGAAAACAGCAGCAATTcagattttgtgtttggggaaaaCATGGTTGAAAGAGTTTTGGTTGGATCTGCACATGTTGGAAGACCTTTTATCAAG AGTCCTGAGAAGCATCCCAAGCTGTGCAATGAAGCTGATTTACACAAAGGAGAAATAACGTCCATGTCCACAGGATCTTCTCATGTCAGGCCACAAACAA aaaGACCTTTGTTGAAGAATGCAACACTAATTGAATCAGCAGCTGCTTGTGTTTCCAAGCCAGTGGAGAAAATCCTGTTAGATAAAGTTGAAGTTATAACTGGAGAAGAAGCAGAACAAAATGTATTGCAG ATTAACTGCAAGCTTTTTGTATTTAATAAGCTTTCTTTAAGCTGGACTGAAAGAGGCAGAGGATCCCTGAGGCTTAATGACACTTCTAGCAATAAGCATGGAATGTTACAGTCAAGGCTAA TTATGCGAAATCAAGGTAGCTTGAGATTGATTCTCAACACCCAACTCTGGGAACAAATGGTTATAAAAAGAGCAAACAGAAAGAGCCTGTGCTTCACTGCCACAGATCAAGAGGACCATTCTGTTCAAGTATTTCTAACTCAG GCAAGCTCAAAAGACACTGAACACCTTTATGCAGCAATACATCATCGCCTTGTGGCCTTGCGAAGCTTTGCTGAGCAAAAGCCAGATGCTCATCAAGGAGACACAGAGTCAGAAACAGCTTTTCAGCCATTAAACTGTGATAgtgatgatgaagatgatgaagaaCTAAGTCAAGTGAGCAGCACTGGATCTG ATGAGTCAAAGTCACAGAGATTACGCACCAAAACCACTTTCTCATAA